Proteins encoded in a region of the Rutidosis leptorrhynchoides isolate AG116_Rl617_1_P2 chromosome 9, CSIRO_AGI_Rlap_v1, whole genome shotgun sequence genome:
- the LOC139867839 gene encoding F-box/LRR-repeat protein 25-like: MDVPVELIQRIQTLLPVEEAARTCVLSKTWSHSWSTIPHLRFDQTLWFLDEEKERDYIKFMYRTMSRYVQDNIPIESFDLKLDDLQSVSVPYEWIRTVVAARLKELSINTSSEFYILPGEIFSGKYLHTLSIENSSVSPKPPHVINCVSLRVLKLFRMKISEEVLDTLFSTCTLLERINLSYCKGLKKIKVRSLCYLQQLKLETRLPFDVLKIDDVPNLCLFSYLVEFEHIKTLNMASLTSVTKLSLHGVTIDVPFLDMIKSKLPSLEILDLVIRNWTLKRLDFTSTSLKRLTLENGKRWIDIQVFAPKLLYFCYKGYIMPSLLFPSSNALEDIEIEVETGDPIDHSFFLMIDEGGTQFIKQV, from the coding sequence ATGGATGTCCCGGTGGAGTTGATTCAGCGTATACAAACGTTGTTACCTGTAGAAGAAGCGGCTCGTACGTGTGTGTTGTCCAAGACTTGGTCACACTCTTGGTCTACCATCCCTCATCTCAGGTTTGATCAAACCTTATGGTTTCTTGATGAAGAAAAAGAAAGAGATTACATCAAGTTTATGTATCGCACCATGTCTAGGTACGTCCAAGACAACATACCAATCGAAAGTTTTGATCTGAAACTAGACGACCTGCAGTCGGTTTCTGTTCCTTATGAATGGATTCGAACTGTTGTAGCTGCCCGTCTCAAGGAGCTTTCCATTAATACGAGTAGTGAATTTTATATACTTCCGGGTGAGATATTCTCAGGGAAATACCTTCATACTCTGTCTATTGAAAATAGTTCAGTAAGTCCCAAACCTCCTCATGTGATCAACTGTGTGTCCCTACGAGTACTCAAGTTGTTCCGGATGAAGATAAGTGAAGAGGTACTTGATACCTTATTCTCTACTTGTACCTTACTTGAGAGAATAAACCTCTCATATTGCAAGGGCTTGAAGAAAATTAAGGTTAGAAGTCTTTGTTATCTTCAACAACTCAAGTTAGAGACAAGATTACCATTTGATGTTTTGAAAATCGATGATGTTCCTAATCTTTGTTTGTTTTCCTACTTAGTTGAGTTTGAACATATTAAGACCTTAAACATGGCTTCATTAACGAGTGTGACTAAACTATCATTACATGGTGTAACCATAGACGTCCCATTTCTTGACATGATCAAATCAAAATTACCTTCTCTCGAGATTCTGGACCTTGTAATTCGGAATTGGACTCTAAAAAGGTTGGATTTTACAAGTACTTCGTTGAAAAGACTGACGCTGGAAAATGGTAAAAGGTGGATTGACATACAAGTTTTTGCTCCAAAGTTACTTTATTTTTGTTACAAAGGCTACATAATGCCTAGTCTCTTATTTCCATCGAGTAATGCACTTGAAGATATCGAGATTGAAGTAGAAACAGGGGATCCTATTGACCATTCTTTCTTCCTTATGATCGATGAGGGAGGCACTCAATTTATCAAGCAAGTTTGA